One Neorhodopirellula lusitana genomic window carries:
- a CDS encoding cytidine deaminase has translation MEIDAPSEDDIARLIQAAVAARNHAYAPHSHFYVGAALLMHDGKIIEGCNVENASYSLTQCAERVAVTSSVAVGYRDFRAIAIASIGGAMPCGACRQVLAEFGLDMFVYTVDVIDGDRQVRRLSELFPDAFSNTDIPSS, from the coding sequence ATGGAAATCGATGCTCCATCGGAAGACGATATCGCCCGGTTGATCCAAGCCGCAGTCGCCGCCCGCAACCACGCCTACGCGCCACACAGTCACTTCTATGTCGGTGCCGCGTTGCTGATGCACGACGGTAAGATCATCGAAGGTTGTAACGTCGAAAACGCCAGCTACTCGCTGACCCAGTGTGCCGAGCGAGTCGCGGTCACATCGAGTGTCGCGGTCGGCTATCGTGACTTTCGTGCGATCGCGATCGCCAGCATTGGCGGCGCGATGCCATGCGGTGCGTGCCGCCAAGTACTTGCCGAGTTCGGGCTGGACATGTTCGTTTACACTGTCGACGTGATCGATGGCGATCGACAAGTTCGGCGTCTATCCGAATTGTTCCCCGATGCTTTTTCCAACACTGACATACCGTCCTCGTAG
- a CDS encoding S1C family serine protease, with amino-acid sequence MRLHSHSLPIRLVSQACGSALRVMFPGQISWFRATGPSVRFTRRPGLNGEGRQSHGLRLAAILGLVSLTGQSGMLGGVLGDQTAMGQAIITLAEQETAPAESAADVSKAAMAQEPVQEQALKPVKASEPNEKVSVQSDARALSRAFRQAARAATPSVVTVYSYGQNLDKPADNDDAEEIPPGDETLGPTPPPKSEDDGFPLTGLGSGVIVNLQIEPIAGESQEADNSVAGYWVMTNNHVINDARRVVVQLPDETELVATVVHGDPDSDIAVLRLETDLTLDVATLGDSDRLEIGDWVLAIGSPFKLEATVSAGIISAKNRALDRVRRGRLLQTDAAINPGNSGGPLIDLEGEVIAISTAIATRNGGYQGIGFAVPVNQARWIARELAQFERVRRAAMGIRLAELNPKNAKKLSLPTYLGVLVYQVIDDSAAQRAGLQNMDVILEFAGQRVRKPGALQEAVERQPVGSTQQIKIYRAGEELIKEIVLAPLEDPTAVEGGAEEGSEEEAAGK; translated from the coding sequence ATGAGACTTCACTCCCATTCGCTTCCGATTCGACTGGTTTCCCAAGCGTGCGGCTCGGCCCTGCGCGTCATGTTTCCTGGCCAAATATCGTGGTTTCGAGCGACCGGCCCATCGGTTCGGTTCACGCGTCGACCAGGCCTAAATGGCGAGGGGCGACAGAGTCATGGGTTGCGGTTGGCTGCGATTCTCGGATTGGTCAGCCTGACGGGGCAATCGGGCATGCTGGGAGGCGTTCTGGGCGATCAAACCGCGATGGGGCAAGCGATCATCACTTTGGCTGAACAGGAAACTGCCCCGGCCGAATCGGCGGCGGACGTCTCGAAGGCTGCCATGGCTCAGGAACCGGTTCAGGAACAAGCCCTGAAGCCAGTGAAAGCGAGCGAGCCGAATGAAAAAGTGTCGGTGCAAAGCGATGCCCGAGCACTGTCTCGCGCCTTTCGCCAGGCAGCCCGGGCGGCGACTCCTTCCGTCGTGACGGTGTATTCATACGGTCAAAATCTGGATAAGCCCGCCGACAACGACGACGCGGAAGAAATCCCGCCCGGCGATGAAACCTTGGGCCCCACACCACCGCCCAAAAGCGAGGACGATGGCTTCCCGCTGACCGGGTTGGGATCGGGCGTGATTGTCAACTTGCAGATCGAACCGATCGCAGGCGAATCGCAGGAAGCCGATAACTCGGTCGCTGGTTACTGGGTCATGACCAACAATCACGTCATCAATGATGCTCGTCGTGTGGTCGTGCAGTTGCCCGACGAAACTGAGTTGGTGGCGACGGTGGTGCACGGAGACCCCGACAGCGACATCGCGGTCTTGCGATTGGAAACCGACTTAACGCTCGACGTGGCGACCTTGGGTGATTCCGATCGGCTGGAAATTGGCGACTGGGTTTTGGCGATTGGAAGCCCGTTCAAACTGGAAGCGACTGTCAGTGCGGGGATCATCAGTGCGAAGAACCGGGCGTTGGACCGAGTCCGACGAGGCCGATTGTTGCAAACCGATGCTGCTATCAACCCGGGGAACTCCGGTGGGCCATTGATCGACTTGGAAGGCGAAGTGATTGCGATCAGTACTGCCATTGCCACTCGCAATGGTGGTTACCAAGGAATCGGTTTCGCCGTCCCCGTCAACCAAGCTCGGTGGATCGCTCGTGAGTTGGCCCAGTTCGAGCGAGTACGTCGAGCGGCGATGGGAATCCGCTTGGCCGAACTGAATCCCAAGAATGCCAAGAAGTTAAGCTTGCCAACTTATTTGGGTGTGTTGGTTTACCAAGTCATTGACGATTCCGCCGCACAGCGGGCGGGATTGCAAAACATGGACGTGATCCTTGAGTTCGCTGGCCAGCGAGTTCGCAAGCCGGGTGCTTTGCAAGAAGCGGTCGAGCGTCAGCCAGTCGGTTCGACTCAACAGATCAAGATCTACCGAGCCGGTGAGGAACTGATTAAGGAAATCGTGCTGGCTCCGTTGGAAGATCCCACCGCGGTTGAGGGTGGAGCTGAAGAGGGCTCCGAAGAAGAGGCCGCTGGTAAGTAG